The Triticum aestivum cultivar Chinese Spring chromosome 4B, IWGSC CS RefSeq v2.1, whole genome shotgun sequence sequence GCCGCGACCTTCCTCCCCGTCGCCACCGGCAAGCCCACCGCCACCGCCGGCGCCATGCGAAGCCTCCTCTTCACCACCACCAGCGGCACCGCCAGCGGCCACCGGAGCAGCAGGAAGGTGGTGGCGATGGCGGACATCCTGGGGGACTTCGGCGCGCGGGACCCGTTCCCGGAGGAGATCGCGAGCAACTTCGGGGAGAAGACGCTGGGCAACGTGGACACGCTGCACCGCATCCTCATCCCCACGCTCTCCGTGCTCTCCCTCTCCCGCGTCCCGCTCGAAGCCCACCCGGCGCCGCTCTCCGAGGAGGACGCCCGCAGGCTGCTCTTCAAGGTCGTCGGATGGCGCCTCCTCTTCCCCGGCAAGGGCGACTCCGACGTGCTCAAGCTCGAGTGCGTCTGGAAGGTCCGCGACCAGGCCTGCGGCGACGAGCTCATCGCCAGGATCGGCAAGGCGCTCGACGGCGCCGGCCATGCCCCCGCCGCGCTCCTCTTCGAGCCGCCCAACCAAGTCAGGGCACAGCTCTGCACGCCCTCCGTAGGTCAGTCGGCGTTAACCTCTTCTCTCTTCTGCTTCTGCCCTGCCACAATGAACTGTGGTGTGCTTCTCCATGAACGATGGATTCATCGGTGAACTGAGCTGAATTGAACTGAAATTTTATGCAGGTGGGCTGAGCGCCAACGACTTCATCATCGCGGCGAGGATCGACCAGATCAAGACCAAAGATCTCCTCCCAAAGAAGAGGGTCTGGGCATGCTAATCCATGGCGTCTTGTTCCTATTTCTTTGCATTGCACACATACACAGTTTTGTTTCATGGAAAGTTTGTAGCTCTACTGCTAgtgtttgatgatgatgatggcgatcgCCATTTTGTCCAATCAAATCAAATGATTTCTCAACTTGCCGGGTTCTTCCGAATGCGGGGCGCGATTACAACAACGCTAATATGACTAAAAAAAATGTCAAGAAACGAGGCCACCGCCGTGCCAACAGCTATTTAGATGCTACTGTACTTAGCTGAAGAAAAGGAGAAGTCACTTGATGAGGTTGGTGATGGCGCCGGCGATGATGGCGATCTGGATGCAGTCGACGGTGTGCAGGGCCAGCGGCTGCGGCAGGGTCACGCCGGCGGCCGCGAACGCGGCGTTGCACAGCTGCGTCTGCGCCAGGGCCTCGTCCAGCCTCTGCTTGGCCGCGGGGTAGGCGTGGTTGCTGATCTGGTCGTGCGCGCCCGCGAACCACATGCCCACGTCCTTGTAGAGCGTGCCGCACCTGGCGAGCGCCGGCTTCACGCGCACGTTGGGGTCCGCGGCCTCCTGGGCCTTGACGTCCGCCGCGGCGAGGTTGGCGTTGTCGACGCCGACGAGCGAGGCCACCTTGGCCAGGCCCCAGGCGTCCGCCGCCTCGAGGCTGCCGCGGTGGCTGCCCAGCTTCGACATGCACAGGTCCACGTTGACGCGCACGTCGCTGGCCGCGGCCGCCTTGCACGTGTCTGCCACCGCCGCGTCGACGCTGCGGGCGCCCAGGATCAaggccgccgccgccagcaccgtGGCGGTGAGAgcaggcgtcgtcgtcgtcgatgtCTTCATTGATTCGAAACTCTTCTTGTTTGCCAAAAATAACTTGTTAAAATTATGAGGGAAGCAAAAGCAAAGCTAAATAAGGATGAGGCTGGCATGGCAGAGCGGAGGGGAGCCATTATCGGAGGCTTGTGCCCTGCCTGGCGATGCCCATGATGGCACCTTAATATTTTCCAATCCCCATTCTTGGACCAATTCATTTATCCACCACTGGGCTATGTATAGACCCAAGAAGAAGCTCAAGAACTTTCTTGCTGAGAAATCACAGTATACTAAGACAAGGCAAATATTTCTTTAACAGAATTTGGCGAGCAAGCACTGTAAGAAGAAGAACAGCATTACTGCACTATCAGCTACTATCATAGTTACAGAAAAATCGTCGCGACGGCGGGGAATGGAACTGAATTTTGATGCGAGCGGGTCGTCAGTGATCACCAAACATGAGGTTGTTGATGTGATGGATGCTGATGTCCGAAATGGGCTCGATCGGCCTctccgcttcttcttcctcctcatctcctTGCGCCGTCGCGGCATCCACATgaaccgcggcggcggcgccggggcgTTCGCGGCTGTACTCGTCTGGATGGATGTAAATGATCAAATGAGCAACAACAAGTGGATGAAAGGTGAGCAAACTAACTACAAATTGAGCGCATCAATCAATGTCGCCGGAGAAAGTGGTTACCGAagatggtggagaaggaggtgggGGGAGGGGTGGCGACGAAGTTGGAGCCGAGGTaggcgaggagggagagggcgagggcgaccATGGCGAGCGACGGCACGGCCAGCGCCCAGTACTTGGTGGGGTAGTAGGTGATGCCCAGCGACCGGAGGGCCGGCTCCGGCGCGTAGGCCCACGCCAGGTacaccgccgtcgccgtcaccaCGGTGATGGACCCCACGAACCCGTACACCTCCGACGGCTTGGGCCCCGACGCCTCCCTCCCCCGCCGAGGCGGGTTCCGCTCCCGCTCCGGCCGACCGAACTGCGGCCGCCGGCTCCGCAGCAGGCTCACCGTCTGCCGCGGGCTCCGCACCACcagcgacgccgacgccgacggaTCCATCCGATCTGAGGAGCAGGCGAGACAGAGTGACAGCGAGAACGACGGGCTATTTGGGCTCTGCGGTGGGTTTGATCTCAGGCCTCAGGTCAGATGGGCCCTGCAGCGGCCCGCCAAGGGGGGAaaaggccggaggaggagggggagaagacAGAAGAGGGAGGACGGAGCGGAGCATGGCGCGGCGGACGGGGAGGAGCCGGCCGGAGCCGCGGTGGGCCGAGCCGCCGCCGGGCCTCTTCCCCGCCGGAATCCACGACCTGCTCCGCCTGCTCGCCGtgctcgccatcgccgccgccgtcgctgccgcctgCAGCGTCCTCAACCGCCGCCCCGCCCCCTTCTGCGACTCCGACGACCCCTATTCCGCCGCCTACGGTGAGCCGTCGATTCCCCCTTGCTCGAGCTCAGAAAAAGAACCCCCCTTTGCTTGGTTCAAGTTCAATTACTTACCATGAGAAGCAAATCCCTTTGTTAATCTTGTGCTGTGTTTGCTTGTGCAGATTCGTGCGAGCCCTGCCCGGAGAACGGCcggtgcgtcgacggcgagctgcGGTGCGTCGAGGGGTTCAAGAGACGCGGCAGGGTGTGCGTGGAGGACGGCCTGCTCACCCACACCGCCAACAAGATCGTACTGCCCTGCTGCCCTGACCTAACCTGACCCCATTTCTCTTGCCTACATCCACATCCACATGATTATACACATTATCATTAACCTCTACACAACCTACTTGCAGTCAGAGTTGCTCCAGCACAGAATCTGCGATGAACACGCCCGTGTGCTGTGCGGCCAGCCCGGCAAGATCCTGGTATTGCCTATTGAACTACTCACTTCTTCAGAACAGTTATAACCATCATCACATAGTAATCCTGTTATCTCACTTTCAGTTCCAACAACATGACATCTCAAGTATGGCTGACGAGCTGTTATCCAAGGATGCCGCCCGCCTAAGCGACGATAGAATCAGAGTCGTAAAAGAGAGGGTGCTGCAGAGCGCACACGGCTTCTTGGAGACAACGTCGACTTATGACAAGTATGCGTCATCACAACCTCTTTTGCCCTCAATGTGGTACATGTTATTAGATACCTTGGCAGTTGCTGGGAACTCACTCTAATTTTCTTCCGTTTAGAGTCCAAGCGTTTAAATGTCCAGAGCTGGCCGCGGAGCTTCATAGGCCACTGTCTTGTCAAGCTCGTCAATGGATCTCTAGCAATATCGTCTTCGTGATCACCTCCTGTGTCTTGGTATGTTTGTAACATTACTGTCTTAGAAGGATCCACTTAAACGCAGTTCaaatgatgataaaaccttagtCTGCAGCACTGCTCCGTATTCTGTGGAGCATTTACCAGAGACGGGCATTGTCAAAGAGAGCCGAGCAAATATATGAGCAGGTGTGATTTTCTTACTCTGCTTTTTCATTCCTTCAGGGGTTTATTCCATGAAGTATCATCTGTTCCAGATGTCTGCATTACAATGATGCAATGCAATGTGTTATTGGTAAATGCAGTATGTTGTGCAGTGCCATGTACTATTGGTAAACACGGTAGGCTGCGGGTCGTTGTTTTTAAATTATCTGATTTATCCCCACTGCCACTATATCCGTGAAATAGCGGACACAGGACAATGACCTCTACACAACGGCCGCCTGTAGTAGTTTACTGCCTGGTAGTTTGTACGGTTTTATCTCTCAGCGCTCTCATTGCCTGCTACAACCTGCGGTGCCCCAGTACTAATACATTTCAGAGTTCTATATGATTCCTTTGTTGCATATTTTGAATCATTAATCCAGGACTTGATATAAACCATTTCAatcaaatttgatttttttgaatttggaTTTCTACTGATATATCCAAGCGTATTGCTCCAACTACGTTATCACTATCCTCAATCCGACATGGAAACTCTCTGCTCCTATGCTTCTGCAACACGCTATTTGAAACAAGGATACTTCAACTCACCGCTATGAGCAAGTTAAATTTATGTGGATTGATAAATAACAAAATAGAGAATGTACGTGCTATAACCTTTATCTGATTTCTGATCTTGTTTGATTGAGTGGCTATAGTGCCAGCATTCATTTTGGTGCAATTACTAGCACTTCCTCCACCTGCTCCTCTAGCACCCATCCCTCACGTGTGACTGCGTGAGGGGGTGGTGAAGTGGAGAGACGTGTACAGTTTTGTTGTGTATCCAAAGTTTTTTTGGGGGGAATTATTTACTGTTGCATTTACATTTTCCCTGCTTTTTATGACTTGTATTGAAATTTTATAGGTATGTGAGATCCTTGAAGATAATGCCATAAGTG is a genomic window containing:
- the LOC123093989 gene encoding pectinesterase inhibitor 12, encoding MKTSTTTTPALTATVLAAAALILGARSVDAAVADTCKAAAASDVRVNVDLCMSKLGSHRGSLEAADAWGLAKVASLVGVDNANLAAADVKAQEAADPNVRVKPALARCGTLYKDVGMWFAGAHDQISNHAYPAAKQRLDEALAQTQLCNAAFAAAGVTLPQPLALHTVDCIQIAIIAGAITNLIK
- the LOC123093985 gene encoding uncharacterized protein, which gives rise to MARRTGRSRPEPRWAEPPPGLFPAGIHDLLRLLAVLAIAAAVAAACSVLNRRPAPFCDSDDPYSAAYDSCEPCPENGRCVDGELRCVEGFKRRGRVCVEDGLLTHTANKISELLQHRICDEHARVLCGQPGKILFQQHDISSMADELLSKDAARLSDDRIRVVKERVLQSAHGFLETTSTYDKVQAFKCPELAAELHRPLSCQARQWISSNIVFVITSCVLSAALLRILWSIYQRRALSKRAEQIYEQVCEILEDNAISAKIGNSECEPWVVTSWLRDHLLSTRERRNTLLWKKVEELLLEDSRIDQYPKVIKGEAKVVLEWQASGSLSGKIKKMQGAAGKARSGSVGAIKLAEEICGSSISSSRDKEHCSSTSKGATNPFM
- the LOC123093987 gene encoding probable pterin-4-alpha-carbinolamine dehydratase, chloroplastic, which gives rise to MALMLSPAATFLPVATGKPTATAGAMRSLLFTTTSGTASGHRSSRKVVAMADILGDFGARDPFPEEIASNFGEKTLGNVDTLHRILIPTLSVLSLSRVPLEAHPAPLSEEDARRLLFKVVGWRLLFPGKGDSDVLKLECVWKVRDQACGDELIARIGKALDGAGHAPAALLFEPPNQVRAQLCTPSVGGLSANDFIIAARIDQIKTKDLLPKKRVWAC
- the LOC123093990 gene encoding phosphatidylinositol N-acetylglucosaminyltransferase subunit P — its product is MDPSASASLVVRSPRQTVSLLRSRRPQFGRPERERNPPRRGREASGPKPSEVYGFVGSITVVTATAVYLAWAYAPEPALRSLGITYYPTKYWALAVPSLAMVALALSLLAYLGSNFVATPPPTSFSTIFDEYSRERPGAAAAVHVDAATAQGDEEEEEAERPIEPISDISIHHINNLMFGDH